One genomic window of uncultured delta proteobacterium includes the following:
- the hup gene encoding DNA-binding protein HU, with protein sequence MTKAELVQKMHAKSGLATKVQTEAALDALVAILNESMKKSEAVSLTGFGSFKVVARAARKGRNPRTGKEIAIKASKAVKFTPSKALKDSVK encoded by the coding sequence ATGACCAAAGCAGAACTCGTTCAAAAAATGCATGCAAAATCCGGTCTGGCCACCAAAGTTCAAACTGAAGCCGCTCTCGATGCGCTTGTGGCGATCCTGAACGAATCCATGAAGAAAAGCGAAGCCGTCTCCCTGACCGGTTTCGGCAGCTTCAAGGTCGTCGCCCGCGCCGCTCGTAAAGGCCGCAACCCCCGCACCGGCAAGGAAATCGCCATCAAGGCTTCCAAGGCCGTGAAATTTACGCCCAGCAAAGCGCTGAAAGACAGCGTGAAGTAA
- a CDS encoding conserved hypothetical protein (Evidence 4 : Homologs of previously reported genes of unknown function), producing the protein MDDDIRYLSRGELIDEIMMLRDAIRAHRDSSGHDLCWHHPGLWGLLPEPVPAGIAVPRWSKFMAGCVAYRRSLDRELPDAPVDDREYGAE; encoded by the coding sequence ATGGACGACGATATACGCTATTTAAGTCGAGGGGAGTTGATTGACGAAATCATGATGCTCCGGGATGCCATCCGGGCTCACAGGGACAGCTCCGGCCATGACCTGTGCTGGCACCATCCCGGCTTATGGGGTCTTTTGCCGGAACCGGTTCCCGCGGGAATCGCCGTGCCGCGGTGGTCTAAATTCATGGCCGGCTGCGTTGCGTACAGGCGGTCCCTGGACAGGGAACTCCCGGACGCGCCCGTTGACGACCGGGAATACGGGGCTGAATGA
- a CDS encoding putative Histidine kinase (Evidence 3 : Function proposed based on presence of conserved amino acid motif, structural feature or limited homology; Product type pe : putative enzyme) has product MRHLWQRIFAYALILVIVSQVAVLILHRYSINRDEARRYIADYTRSLAAAVDGGTAPSADTILKVFNRKRDRVWIEDAGGRIIAGALPERGRPGAAVGRIGDDGPVMLETGDPDWYVGTMPLRLQEGEATLFMLFGPPRHPDIWTLFFQGFIFVSVIGLLLALWMAWRVSKPLRVLRDEVMKIAGGNLESRVTVRGRDEITDVAKAVNHMADTLARNIRSMRELVANISHEMRSPLARMQVSLAMLEEDVAREPKAAARLTLLNEELNHMNKLIGATLLTSKLDLQAPVRPEGMVAFSGLCAEACRRHAPLFSQEHLQFTREIQEGITFPGDETLLTTLVSNLLDNAAKYTDPSGVVSLRLFEEDGHAALAVENSHAPLPDELLQRIFEPFHRGGVATGGGVGLGLSLVRKIAQLHGGDVAAANTGSGVRFTARIPLRPSASPASPPSSPSPLSR; this is encoded by the coding sequence ATGCGGCATCTCTGGCAACGAATTTTCGCCTACGCGCTGATTCTGGTCATCGTATCCCAAGTGGCCGTGCTGATTTTGCACCGCTATTCCATAAACCGGGACGAAGCGCGGCGCTATATCGCCGATTACACCCGCTCCCTGGCCGCGGCCGTGGACGGGGGCACGGCGCCGTCCGCCGACACCATCCTGAAAGTGTTCAACCGCAAGCGGGACCGCGTCTGGATAGAGGACGCCGGAGGCCGCATTATCGCGGGGGCGCTCCCGGAACGGGGCCGCCCCGGCGCTGCTGTGGGCCGGATAGGCGACGACGGCCCCGTTATGCTGGAAACGGGCGACCCCGACTGGTATGTGGGGACCATGCCCCTCCGGCTGCAGGAAGGTGAGGCAACGCTGTTCATGCTGTTCGGCCCGCCGCGCCACCCGGACATATGGACCCTGTTTTTCCAGGGCTTCATCTTTGTCAGCGTGATCGGGCTCCTGCTCGCGCTCTGGATGGCGTGGCGCGTCTCAAAGCCCCTGCGCGTCCTGCGCGACGAGGTTATGAAAATCGCGGGGGGCAACCTCGAAAGCCGGGTCACGGTCAGGGGGCGCGACGAGATAACGGACGTTGCCAAAGCCGTGAACCATATGGCGGACACCCTCGCCAGAAATATCCGGAGCATGCGCGAACTGGTGGCGAACATCTCGCACGAGATGCGCTCTCCGCTCGCCAGGATGCAGGTCTCCCTGGCCATGCTCGAGGAAGACGTGGCCAGGGAGCCGAAAGCCGCGGCCCGCCTTACGTTGCTCAACGAAGAACTGAACCATATGAACAAGCTCATCGGGGCCACGCTCCTGACCAGCAAGCTTGACTTGCAGGCGCCGGTCCGCCCGGAAGGCATGGTGGCCTTTTCCGGCCTCTGCGCGGAAGCCTGCCGCCGCCATGCGCCGCTCTTTTCGCAAGAACACCTTCAATTTACGCGAGAAATCCAGGAAGGCATCACCTTCCCCGGCGACGAGACGTTACTGACGACCCTCGTCTCCAACCTCCTGGACAACGCGGCCAAATACACGGACCCCTCGGGCGTTGTTTCCCTGCGCCTGTTCGAGGAGGACGGCCACGCCGCGCTGGCGGTGGAAAACAGCCACGCCCCGCTCCCGGACGAGCTGTTGCAGCGCATCTTCGAGCCGTTCCACCGGGGCGGCGTCGCCACGGGGGGCGGGGTGGGGCTGGGGCTTTCGCTCGTCCGTAAAATCGCCCAGCTGCACGGCGGGGATGTGGCGGCGGCGAATACCGGGAGCGGCGTGCGCTTCACGGCCCGCATCCCCTTGCGCCCGTCCGCGTCTCCCGCATCTCCCCCATCCTCCCCATCCCCCCTGTCGCGTTGA